One window of the Prosthecobacter debontii genome contains the following:
- a CDS encoding immunity protein Imm33 domain-containing protein has protein sequence MFISVNRSAQSCPQAAIICSHAATKKHPILQAFHTEHSGETDSGWQFFCGVANEERVEDVQVWSLDEVLQMEPSLREFMNVTEGMTVWRSSVDMPWQVCRT, from the coding sequence ATGTTCATATCTGTCAATCGCTCGGCACAATCATGCCCTCAGGCAGCAATAATTTGCTCGCATGCAGCAACCAAAAAGCACCCAATTCTTCAGGCATTTCATACAGAACATTCTGGTGAAACCGATAGTGGTTGGCAGTTTTTTTGTGGAGTTGCGAATGAAGAACGTGTCGAAGATGTTCAAGTTTGGAGCCTTGATGAAGTCCTTCAAATGGAACCCTCTTTACGAGAGTTTATGAATGTGACTGAGGGAATGACTGTTTGGCGTTCGTCAGTAGATATGCCTTGGCAAGTGTGCAGGACTTAA
- a CDS encoding RHS repeat-associated core domain-containing protein, giving the protein KDEDPTGLLNEGFRYRDIETGMWLSRDPAGFVDGPNLYAYVKQNPWTAWDPLGLSGWGDPRGLPGCSPQLRNALDQQDRDRAVSAGQALNHLGGVIKGGLSGIGSLLKMGLNLITGGSAYKDHDAFSLVPGVDLVAHEVNGTKAALPDVTTAEGQGEALLSVALMAEGGRASFGKKSGAPLASSQKALATNETIIEYTDHTSNTFNSGETFTINRCDYSHIVDPPSVGPGKPFTQLQKEKILQHNKDSNRGVLRSDRSGALLIPSQKSQKSVTPATNEAQVDHVEPRSVGGENSSSNAMVLSRSENRQKSNNTGNQ; this is encoded by the coding sequence AAGGACGAAGACCCGACGGGCCTGCTGAATGAAGGCTTCCGGTATCGAGATATCGAGACGGGGATGTGGCTGAGCCGAGACCCGGCAGGATTTGTCGATGGCCCCAATCTGTATGCCTATGTGAAACAGAATCCTTGGACGGCTTGGGATCCGCTTGGATTGAGTGGCTGGGGAGATCCTCGCGGGCTACCAGGATGCTCTCCTCAACTTCGTAATGCCCTAGATCAGCAGGACAGGGATCGCGCAGTATCTGCAGGACAAGCGTTGAATCACCTTGGTGGGGTAATTAAGGGAGGTTTGAGTGGCATTGGATCATTGCTTAAGATGGGGTTGAATTTGATTACTGGTGGAAGCGCTTATAAGGATCATGACGCGTTTTCGCTTGTTCCTGGGGTTGATCTTGTTGCGCACGAGGTCAATGGAACAAAGGCCGCTCTGCCTGATGTGACGACCGCCGAGGGCCAAGGAGAAGCACTCTTGTCGGTGGCCCTAATGGCTGAAGGTGGACGCGCAAGTTTTGGGAAAAAGTCTGGAGCGCCACTAGCTTCCAGTCAAAAAGCTTTGGCGACCAATGAAACCATCATTGAGTACACAGATCACACATCTAATACTTTCAATAGCGGCGAAACCTTCACAATTAACAGATGCGACTACTCTCATATTGTTGACCCACCGTCGGTTGGGCCGGGGAAACCGTTTACACAGTTACAAAAGGAAAAAATACTTCAACATAACAAAGATTCTAATAGAGGAGTTTTGCGGTCTGATCGTTCCGGTGCTCTTTTGATTCCTTCTCAAAAAAGTCAGAAATCTGTTACTCCTGCAACAAATGAAGCTCAAGTTGATCATGTCGAGCCACGATCAGTTGGTGGTGAAAATTCCTCTTCAAATGCTATGGTTCTCTCAAGAAGTGAGAATCGTCAAAAATCAAACAACACAGGGAATCAATAA